TCAGACATTAGCCATATTGAAAAACGCTTTGTTAGAGATAAGCGCCACGGCAAAACTTCGTGGTTAAGTATTACAATTACCGAAGGTAAATTTAGACAAGTACGAAAAATGACATCTGCAGTTGGTTTACCAACGCTGAGACTAGTACGTGTTAGAATTGGAGACTATAGACTTGAAGGATTAAATTCAAGAGATATTGTGGAGATTAATTCCCTTCATTCTTAGCTGTAATCTTCGGCTTTTCGTTAATAAAAGTAATCATAGCCTTTACGCCTGTTAATAGATTCCATTCTTTAGAGGAAACAACAGTACCTTTGTCGTCATACACAACAAACTCGGCTGTGTTTGGGCCAGAATCACCTTGATTAAGCGCAGTAATATCAATCTTATTAATACCTTGAGTAAGGTTGATTTTGAGACGCCTGTATTGAGACGTTAATAATACATTATTATATACAACTTCGCCATTTAATGACACACTAACGCGGTCACCATCTGGATACTCGTGGTCTCGGCAAACAATATTTACAAACTCTGTATCAATATCGTATTGGCCCAAAAATTGATCACTCATAAAGCGTCTAATACCAGTAGCTTGAGCTTCTTTTCTCCAACGTTCTTCAAAAATTAAACTTGGACTTTTTAAACCATCACCACCAGTCATAGAAAATGGGCGCTCTAATTCTCTTACTTTAGTTCTTGATATAGTCGCATTTTTATCTTTGTTAGATTTATCTGCGTCTGCTTTTAGATTTTTCTTAGGAGCTACTTTTATTTTTTGAGGTGTAGAGTCTTTTTCTTTTTTAGATTCTACTGCGGGTATACGTATGTTTCGTTTATCCTTATCAGTTACCTGAGCATTTAGCGAAACGCCAAAAGCTATAAAGCAAAACATTAAAATGAAACGATTAAACATACTATCTAAGATTTATCTTTCTAATAATTTAGACTCAAAAATCATACCTATGTCAAATTAAACGTATAAAAAACTAAAACCTTTCAAAAAAAAGTTAAAACTTTCCGTTAAAACTGAGTCGTAAACGTCTATTGTATTCCTCAAAAAGCCAATCTTTATAATTCTGAGTGCTATTCATTATACAGTAACAGTATTGTTTTATACGATACGCAATTTCATCTTGTAATTCCTTAATACGCTCTCTAGCTTCAAAAACATCTTCACAATTTTCGATGCATATTTTAGAATGTTGTTCAATAGAACGCTCGATAACTGTAAAAGATTTTTTACCAGAGTTTAGTACTTTTTTATATTCACCTTTTACATCAAAATCTAGTGATTTAGATTTACCGAATTTTTTACGAAGTGCTTCTGGCATATCGTAAACAAAATCGCGTTCTAACATTTCGTCATCAACAATATTTTCTAAATAAAAATCTGGGTATTTAAAAATATGTTGCCAATCTACAGGTTGGTCCCAAGGCCCAAAACGTGCAATGTTATTACCTAAATCTACGACCTGAAAAACATCTCTGTCTCCATAGATACGTGACCCACGACCAATCATTTGAAAATATAAAGTTAATGAACGTGTTGCTCTATTAAGTATGATAGATTCAACAGAAGGTTCATCAAATCCTGTAGTTAAAATACTTACAGACGATAAAATGGCGCCTGGTGTTTTTTTAAACCACTTTAGAGTTTCTTTTCTTTCTTCCTTATTAGCTGTATTATCTAAATGCTTAACATCATATCCAGCACGTTTAAAAGTGTAATAGACTTCTTTTGAAGTATGAATACCGTTATTAAAAATAAGGGTCTTTTTTCCTTTTGAAGTATCGTCATATGCTGTTAAAAGCTTAGTCTGCATAAAACTATTAGTGTATAATGCTTCAGAAGATTTCACGGTGTAATCACCATTGATACCTACTTTTAAGGTAGTTAAACCGACATCAAAACTTACGGTTTCAGCTTTTGCCAAAAATCCATTTTTTATCAATGTCGAAATATCATCACCAACAATCAGCTTATCATAATTGTCCTTCATTGGTAACTTTATATTACTACTTAAAGGCGTTGCAGTTACACCAAGAATAAAACAATTGTCAAAGAATTTAAAGAGCTTTCTGAAAGAGTTATAATGCGCTTCATCTATAATAACAAGACCAATATTCTTTAACTCAAAATCTTGTTCAGACAGCCTATTATTAAGAGTCTCGACCATGGCAACAAAACACTGATACTCATCTTGGTCTGGTAATTCCTTTACCTTACTGTTTATAATTTTATTTTTGACATTAAATCCAGATAGTACGTTAGATGTTTGTTTACACAACTCTATACGATGTGTCAAGATAACTACCTTTTGATTTTTTTCTTTTATATATCGACGAACAATCTCAGAAAAAATAACTGTTTTTCCTCCACCAGTTGGTAACTGATAAAGCAAGTTATAATCCTCAGGTGAATTATCCATGACATCAAAAATGCGGTTTAAGTCATTTATTTGATAGTCATACAGACGTTTTTCGCTCTCTTTTTCTACTTGTATTTGAGTCTCTACAGACATAAAATCATGATATGTATCGTATTAATAGCTGCGGTCATTTAATAATACAATGACCAATTTCGCAAAAATAGGGCATAATAACGGTTTGATGTAGCGTTGTTAACAAGATTTTAAAAGTGGTATCGTTTTTGTGATTTCCTTAACATTAATCTTAAAACTTGAGTAATTATGAGAAATTTTAGAAGAAATGCCCCGACAGTTAATGCAGGTTCAATGGCAGATATTGCTTTTTTACTACTCATTTTCTTTTTAGTGACGACAACAATATCCGCCGATAAAGGGATGTTGAGGAAATTACCACCAGTATGTGATATGCCTCCATGTGATGTAGAATTCAATGAACGCAATGTTTTTAGGATTTTTATTAATACAAATGATGAAATTATGGTTGAGGATAAAATCATAGATATATCAGATTTAAAAGAATTAACCAAAGCATTTATAGATAATAATGGAGAAAATGTTTGTGATTACTGCTCTGGTGAACAATTGACTAATTCATCTGACAAACCTAGTGAAGCTATTATATCATTAAAACATGACGCTTTAACCAATTATGGTGCCTTTATAGTTGTTCAGGATGAGATTAGTAAAGCATATTATGATTTACGCTCTAATTATGCACAAAATAAATATAATAAAACACCAGAAGAACTATCGAAAGAAGAGTTGCAAGCCGTAAAAGAAGCCTATCCTTTTATATTGTCTGAAGTAAAAGTTGAGCGTAATTAGTTTTAGTCTTTAAGTTAATGCAACGTTAACGTGTGTTAAATCAATGAATTAATTGTAACACAACTTATTTTTGGTCGTCTTTATAGTGTAATCAATTAAAAATCGAACAATCATGAGAACATTAAACAGCAATCAGTTAACAAGCAGAAATTCAGATGCTAAAAGTTTTACTTGGAATAGTAAAAGACGATTTAGATAACCTTTTGAAATCAATCAATTATGAAAACATTATCAAGAATCGTCAATACATCTAATAGTTTAGATGATGACTTAGAAAATATTAGACTATGAATCTAATCGAAATCAAAATTTAAAAAAACCAGTATTGTAATTAATGCTGGTTTTTTGTTTTTAGCATATTCTAGTCTATTTTTATGCAAAATTGAAATCTCGATTATGAAACTAAAAGCTACACTACCCTTTTTTGCATTTATTATAGTATTATTCAGTTGTAATTCTGAACCTAAAACCGAAGAAGAGCTTATCGCCTATGCAAAAGAAATTCATGACCGTGTGATTACTTTAGATACGCATTGCGATATTAATGTGGCCAATTTTACTGATTCTATTAATTACACACAGCGTCTTAAAAATCAGGTTAATCTTCCAAAAATGATTGAAGGCGGATTAGATGTACCTTGGTTTATAGTATATACAGGACAGGATTCTTTATCTATAAAAGGTTTCGAAAATGCACATGCAAATGCTTTAGCAAAATTTGATGCTATCCATAGATTGGTTAAAGTTTTTGCACCAGACCAAATCGAATTGGCAAGAACTTCTGATGATGTAAGGCGTATTATTAAATCTGGTAAAAAAGTAGTCATGATTGGTATAGAAAACGGTTATCCAATAGGACTAGATATTGAAAATGTTCAAAATTTTTACAACTTGGGCGCGCGTTATATGTCTTTATCGCATAATGGTCATAGTCAACTTTGCGATAGTAATACAGGTGAAGCAGATGATGTTTGGTTGCATAATGGTTTAAGTGATTTTGGAAGACTAGTTGTCAAAGAAATGAATAAAGTAGGTATGATGATTGACGTGTCACATCCGTCAAAAGAAGCAATGCGTCAAATGATAGAATTGACAAAAGCGCCAATAATTGCCTCACATTCGTCTGCTAGAGCATTGTGTGACCATAGTCGTAATTTGGACGACGAGCAATTACAATGGCTAAAAGAAAACGGTGGTGTAGTACAAACAGTAGCATTTAGAAGTTACTTAAGCAAAGAAAAGTCTGAAGCAAGAAATAAGAAAGCTACTGAAATTAGAAATCAAATTGCGGATTCTATGGGTGTTACCTATTATGGGCGCAGAGAATTAAGAGCTTTAGATAAAGCAGTACAAGATTCAATAAGAGAAAGTGGTTATTTGACAAAGATTAACGACTTGACTAAAGCAAAAGCAGAAGCAATGTCTGACTTTCCACCAGAAGTTAATGTATCAGATTTTGTAGACCATATTGATTATTTAGTCGAAAAAATGGGCCTTGACCACGTAGGTATTAGTAGTGATTTTGATGGTGGTGGCGGTATTGAAGGTTGGAATGATGCATCAGAAACCTTTAATGTCACGTTAGAGTTAGTTCGTAGAGGTTATACTGAAAAAGAAATTGAGCAATTATGGTCAGGGAATTTACTCCGTGTTTTGGATGAATGTCAGGCTGTTGCTGAGAGTTTGAAATAACATTAAATGGTTTTAACGTTATTTTTTCTATTTGGATTCTTTTTATTTTGGTTTATAGGTGCAGGTATTTTTATAGATTTTTTTAAATCAGGTCTTGAGAATGTAAACCCAAATCTTGTAAAAAATTACCCTATAATATTTGAGATATTTAAAATCTTTTTCAAATTAGCTGCAGTTATGTGTCTTTTTAGTATAGTTTCTTACTGGTATAATTATTTTGCAAATTAATACTCCAACAACTCCAACAATTCCTCTTCAAACCTGCCTTTAGCCAAATATTGCTTCTCTAACTCAGCATCAAAAGGTATTGGTGTTTCTATACTTGCCACACGTTTTACAGGCGCATCAAGATGCTCAAAACACTCTTCCATTATCATAGCAGAAATATCACTTGCAATACCACCAAACATAGAATCTTCTTGTAGTATAATCGCTTTATTTGTTTTCTTTACCGAACTAATAATAGCGTTTTTATCCAAAGGCTGTAATGAACGTAAATCAATTACATCTGCAGATATATCAGGATTATTATCTAAGACTTGTAATGCCCAATGCACACCAGCACCGTAAGTAATAATAGTGATATCATTTCCTTCTTTTAAAAGCGACGCTTTACCTAATGGTAATGTGTAGTAACCCGATGGTACGTCTTGTCTAATACTTCTGTATAAGGCTTTATGTTCAAAAAATAACACTGGGTTTGGGTCATTGATAGCTGTTGCTAATAAACCTTTAGCATCCATTGGAAATGCAGGATAAACCACTTTTAACCCAGGTGTTTTGGTAAACCAAGCTTCGTTAGTTTGCGAATGAAATGGTCCAGCAGCAACACCAGCACCACAAGGCATACGTACTACGACGTCTGCTTGCTGATTCCAACGGTAATGTGATTTTGCTAAATAATTGACAATCGGATTAAAACCAGAACTCACAAAGTCTGCAAATTGCATTTCTACAACAGCTTTCATTCCGGCAATGGATAATCCCATACCTGCTTCTACAATAGCAGATTCACAAATCGGTGTGTTTCGGACACGTTCTTTACCAAACTGCTCTAAGAAACAATCTGTAATTTTAAAAACACCACCATATTCTGCAATATCTTGACCCATAATAACAAGGTCGTCGTGACGTTCCATAGATTGCTTTAAGCCTTCAGATATGGCGTCAACCAAACGCAACTCTTGGGTTTCTGAATTTTTACTAACTTCTTGATATACAAATGATTTATATACATCATTTAATTCAGTAGTTAAGTTAGGAGTAATATGTTCTTCAGCATAAGCTTTATCCAAGTTTTCGTTGACTTCGTGTACAATAGCTTCCTTAAATTCAACCTCTTTTTCTTCAGTTAATATTTTTTTGTTTTTTAAGTATTCTTGGAAGTTTTCTAAAGGGTCTTTTGCAGCCCAATGGTCCATCAAATCTTGAGGGACATATTTTGTACCACTCGCCTCTTCATGACCACGCATTCTAAAGGTTTTAAATTCTAATAAAACTGGTCTTGGTTCTTTTCGAATACTTTCCGCTAATTCAGATACTTTGGTAAAAACTTCAACAATATTATTACCATCTATGATATGTGATTCTATACCATATCCTTTTCCTCTATCTGCTAAATGTTCGCAATTATATTGTTCAGAAGTCGGTGTAGATAGTCCATATCCATTATTCTCTATACAGAACAATACAGGTAATTGCCATACCGAAGCTACATTTAATGCTTCATGAAAATCACCTTCACTTGTTCCGCCTTCGCCAGTAAAAACAGCTGTAGCTTTATTATTTTTCTTAAGTAAATTTGCTAACGCAATACCATCTGCAACACCCAATTGTGGTCCTAAATGCGAAATCATACCGACAATATTAAATTCTTGTGTTCCGAAGTGAAAAGAACGGTCACGTCCTTTTGTAAAACCACTCATCTTTCCTTGCCATTGACAGAATAAACGATGTAAAGGAATCTCACGTGTTGTAAAAACACCTAGATTTCGGTGCATTGGTAAAATATATTCATCGGCATTAAGCGCCATGGTAACACCAACAGAAATCGCCTCTTGACCAATACCAGAAAACCATTTACTAATCTTACCTTGTCGTAGTAAAATAAGCATCTTCTCCTCTATTAATCTAGGTCGAAGCATGTTGTAATACAATTGTAATAACTTTTCGTCACTCAATGAAGCGATATCAAAACGCATTTGTTTTGTAGTCGGATTAGACATGTAGAATTTAATTTAATAGTCAATCAAATGTAATTAAAATAGATAGAATTCATAATGAATCATGAATCAATTTTATTCGTTTAAAACTCCCATTTTTAGTGGGTTTTCATTAAATTTGTCAATACATAACCTAAATAAATACAT
This DNA window, taken from Winogradskyella sp. PC-19, encodes the following:
- a CDS encoding thiamine pyrophosphate-dependent enzyme; the protein is MSNPTTKQMRFDIASLSDEKLLQLYYNMLRPRLIEEKMLILLRQGKISKWFSGIGQEAISVGVTMALNADEYILPMHRNLGVFTTREIPLHRLFCQWQGKMSGFTKGRDRSFHFGTQEFNIVGMISHLGPQLGVADGIALANLLKKNNKATAVFTGEGGTSEGDFHEALNVASVWQLPVLFCIENNGYGLSTPTSEQYNCEHLADRGKGYGIESHIIDGNNIVEVFTKVSELAESIRKEPRPVLLEFKTFRMRGHEEASGTKYVPQDLMDHWAAKDPLENFQEYLKNKKILTEEKEVEFKEAIVHEVNENLDKAYAEEHITPNLTTELNDVYKSFVYQEVSKNSETQELRLVDAISEGLKQSMERHDDLVIMGQDIAEYGGVFKITDCFLEQFGKERVRNTPICESAIVEAGMGLSIAGMKAVVEMQFADFVSSGFNPIVNYLAKSHYRWNQQADVVVRMPCGAGVAAGPFHSQTNEAWFTKTPGLKVVYPAFPMDAKGLLATAINDPNPVLFFEHKALYRSIRQDVPSGYYTLPLGKASLLKEGNDITIITYGAGVHWALQVLDNNPDISADVIDLRSLQPLDKNAIISSVKKTNKAIILQEDSMFGGIASDISAMIMEECFEHLDAPVKRVASIETPIPFDAELEKQYLAKGRFEEELLELLEY
- a CDS encoding dipeptidase, with amino-acid sequence MKLKATLPFFAFIIVLFSCNSEPKTEEELIAYAKEIHDRVITLDTHCDINVANFTDSINYTQRLKNQVNLPKMIEGGLDVPWFIVYTGQDSLSIKGFENAHANALAKFDAIHRLVKVFAPDQIELARTSDDVRRIIKSGKKVVMIGIENGYPIGLDIENVQNFYNLGARYMSLSHNGHSQLCDSNTGEADDVWLHNGLSDFGRLVVKEMNKVGMMIDVSHPSKEAMRQMIELTKAPIIASHSSARALCDHSRNLDDEQLQWLKENGGVVQTVAFRSYLSKEKSEARNKKATEIRNQIADSMGVTYYGRRELRALDKAVQDSIRESGYLTKINDLTKAKAEAMSDFPPEVNVSDFVDHIDYLVEKMGLDHVGISSDFDGGGGIEGWNDASETFNVTLELVRRGYTEKEIEQLWSGNLLRVLDECQAVAESLK
- a CDS encoding ExbD/TolR family protein — its product is MRNFRRNAPTVNAGSMADIAFLLLIFFLVTTTISADKGMLRKLPPVCDMPPCDVEFNERNVFRIFINTNDEIMVEDKIIDISDLKELTKAFIDNNGENVCDYCSGEQLTNSSDKPSEAIISLKHDALTNYGAFIVVQDEISKAYYDLRSNYAQNKYNKTPEELSKEELQAVKEAYPFILSEVKVERN
- a CDS encoding DEAD/DEAH box helicase produces the protein MSVETQIQVEKESEKRLYDYQINDLNRIFDVMDNSPEDYNLLYQLPTGGGKTVIFSEIVRRYIKEKNQKVVILTHRIELCKQTSNVLSGFNVKNKIINSKVKELPDQDEYQCFVAMVETLNNRLSEQDFELKNIGLVIIDEAHYNSFRKLFKFFDNCFILGVTATPLSSNIKLPMKDNYDKLIVGDDISTLIKNGFLAKAETVSFDVGLTTLKVGINGDYTVKSSEALYTNSFMQTKLLTAYDDTSKGKKTLIFNNGIHTSKEVYYTFKRAGYDVKHLDNTANKEERKETLKWFKKTPGAILSSVSILTTGFDEPSVESIILNRATRSLTLYFQMIGRGSRIYGDRDVFQVVDLGNNIARFGPWDQPVDWQHIFKYPDFYLENIVDDEMLERDFVYDMPEALRKKFGKSKSLDFDVKGEYKKVLNSGKKSFTVIERSIEQHSKICIENCEDVFEARERIKELQDEIAYRIKQYCYCIMNSTQNYKDWLFEEYNRRLRLSFNGKF